agagagagagagagagagagagagagagagagagagagagagagagagagagagagagagagagagagagagagagagagagagagaagagagagagagagagagagagagagagagagagagagagagagactaaaCCTCCATGAacccgaggaggaggacagaccgggaccaggaccagaaccaggaccatcTCCATTCTGTGAATGAGGCTCCAGTGTACAGCCCGACTGCACACTGGCAGTTTCAGCACGTAGATGAGAAAGTACAAAGAGACAAtacatttttattctatttaatcTTCATTCTTACGTTATAGTATTTGCACTTGTCTTGCATTCCGGTGAagtgtgttaaactgcataCTGTGTGCTTTTATGTAACGCTTTggcaatgtgaatgtgtgtttgtcatgccAATAAAGCTTCATtgaactgagagagagagagagagagatgctgtaTCAATATTTTTGGTATATTTGTGTGCGTTAATGTGTGGAGGTGTGTTTAATAGTGTGTATTACTGTTTGTATAGGTGTGTGGGGATGAGTATTGGTTTTTTATTTATCAATATTGTTTTCGATTGaacaatatttttgtttttgtgagagAGCCATCTTTAGAGCCTGGATTTCCAGGCGAGACAGTTTGAACAGTCTTATTTCAGTGCATCACGTGGTTTCCAGATAGGTCAGTTCCTTTTCAGTCCACAAGAGGTCAGTGTTGACCTTCTGCATTCAAAACACCAAACAGGCCCTTGTAGAAACATAATAttctttaataaataaatatttcaaaaatacaaaaaaatgaaaaataaagacaacagGAATCCATCTTTCTGGGGTGTGAGGCAGGCAGCCGTCTGTCTCCAGCCTCTGTCCTCCTCATCAAGTGCATCTGACGACAGAAATCCACCAACGCCGTCCCTCCTCCAGGCCTCTGGTGATGGAGGTGTTGGTTTGAGCAGCAGTAGTCACACAGTGGAGCGGAGCGGCCTTCAGACGGCTACTGTTGGCGGGGCTGGTTGAACTGCCCGCTGAACAGGACTGCACCTGAACACAGAGGGGGGAGGGTGAGCGCCGACCGCCGACCGGCCACGGCCCGCTCCGTCAGGCCGGCTGGAGACCAGCCGTTTACCTGTGTGCTTGTGctggatgaggaagaggaagggccTGTCCAGGGTGATCTCCTCCACCGCCATCCGGGAAAACATGACGGCAGCTGAGGAAACAAGAGAAGAGCTCCGGTCAGGGCTGTCCTCAGTCGTCTACCGACGTCTTCTCTGGAGACTGTGGAGGCCGTCCATTCTTTGAGTTGTTCTCCAATCCCCCGGCCCccgattaactttgatgctacagctttgaaaaggCCAAATGTCTCTGCTCTATGAATGAAATCCTCTGTTGGAGTCCGACGCCTGCTCCATCTTGGAAAATGTGCGTCttagcagtagagcagcagaaCTTGCAGAACGACTGGAATGAATCTAACGCTGTGTGAAGGTTCATACGGAGGAAtgatttaattcagctttaaaatctgaataaaccAGACACTTTATTCAAACTAAAAGTGCTATGAGCGGCTTTGCGTCACGTAGtattgttcccccctccccctcgtcttcctatcattgtgaagcagaattcaccaagcattggattgttcacccactagcagggaacgtgagctggttagaccgtggtgagacaggtgagtttgaccctgctgatgatgtgttgctgcagtagTAATTCTCAGTGATCTCAGTTTGCCAGTTTAGGACGGTTCAGATAGTCATCAGAAAGCACAGATATAACATCCAGAACGCTATGCTGCCTGTTTGGCAACATCAAGAACTGACGGGGAAGACAGACGATTAAAGGGAACGGCTGTTCAATAATAGCTGACAGATGGAATTACCAAAACTATTCTTACAGTAAATTTCCTATTTATCTGTAATCATtttaggggtttttttccaAGGTCATTTTATCGTCAAACTAAAACTCTCATCCAAACATCGCCCGGCCTCGGCtacctgttgctgctgctcctctggtgCCTTGCTCGTTCACTTCCAGCTTCACACCCTGCAGGATCTTggacacacacagcctctcGTCAGCTGCAAACAGAGAACACCGTCAGGTCGGTTCCGTCCGGGTGGACGGCCTTAGTTTAGTGAAGCTGTTTAAGGTTGCTTCCACACAACCTGAGCATGTTTGTTACATAAAGCGTGACAGAGCGGGTTAGGCAGCGCTCGGCTTTGGAGACGAAGCCGAGCCGACGTGGACTTACTGGTGATGCGGGTGAAGTCGGCCGTGAGGTTGAATATGTCTCCCAGCCCCATGTTGATCAGCGTCGTCTTCAAATCCACCTCCGTGTTCAGAGTGAACCTGGAAGTCGGCAGAAAGACGGCGGTTTACTTCGTGCTGCGGGTGGTGACCCTCGGCCGGCGtcctggcggcggcggctcacctgGGCAGCGCCAGCTGTCTCTTCACGCTCCTCAGCTCCGCCCTCCACTGCCCAATCAGCCGGCTGCTCAGGTGCTCGCTCAGCGCGCTCAGAGGCACCTCGGGTTCGAACGGGGACACCAGGAACATGCTGAGCGAGTCGCCCTCGTACGGCACCTCCAGGACGTCGTAGTCCACGCCGTCGGCGGTCACGAACTCGCCTGCGGGGGAACGAGGCGTTCAGCCGAGCGGAGGCGACGCACTGCGGCCACGCTCCACTGGAGACGCTCCCTACCGTAGTTGAAGCGGTTGGTGAGACGCATCATGTGCACGGGCACGGTGCTGCCGTTGGCGCAGTGGAACATCCGCTCCTGGGTCAGCTTGGGGTCGAAGGGAACCTTCCAGACGCCCTGGAAGTGCAGCGCGTTCAGCAGGACCAGGCGGGTCTCGTCAGACAGAGaccctgcagccagaaactccggGACGGCTCCTGCAGAGGTGAACCCGGGGTCAGACGGGGAGCGGAGCCCTGCGGGGGGCGCCGTGGGGACGCAGCGTACCTGCGGTGTGGTCCGACACCCAGGCGTTGATGACGTGCACGGCCTGGTCCGGCCTGGTGAAGTCCACCTGGTGGGGGTGGGCCTGGAAGGCCTTGGCCAGGGTCCGGCGGAAGCTCTTCTCCAGGCTCATCTTCCTCTCCACCATCACCCCGCTGGCCATCTCCACCCCCTGCTCGCTGGACAGGTCCcgctgcaggaggcgctgctgccGGGGCATGCCTCGCTCTGCACCGGGGagtccatcatcatcatcatcatcatcatcatcatcatcatcatcatcatcatcatcatcagaccCGCCTTCACAGAGGAACCCGCTGGTCCCCAGCACCTCAGTCCCGCCGTCTCACCTTGCAGAGAAAAGCCCATGGCGGCCGTCAAGGCTTTCCGCGTCTTCCCATCAGCCCCGAGCTGCGCCATGGCCAGGACGGACGCCACGCCGTACGGAGAGAGAACCACGTTCCGGTCCGCCGAGCCCCGCGCCAGCTGGGAGAACACCTTCAGTCCGAAGTCGGTCTGCTTGTCCTGCAGGGAGCCGTGGCTCAGCCTGCTCAgggtcagcagcaggaaaacacacacacaaagcatcctgcagacacacacacacacacacacacacacacacacacacacacacacacacacacacatacagcctGTGAACATGACGGCTTTACACTCAAACTGCTCCAATTAAAAACATCCctgctgctggaagctgctCCTGGACCTGGCCTGGGCCCAGCCTCTGACTCAGGATGTCTTCACCGCAGAGGGTTGAACTTCAGCAGAAGTGGAGCCGGAGCTCATCAGGACAAAATGTGAAATTCTTCAGAGATGAAGAGGCAGCTTGTGCGAGCCAGACGACAATATGTGAATAAACCGCTGAGCCAGAGAGCCTCTGCTTGTTCAGAACGGACAGAGCAGCTCCCGCATGTCCTCTGGGAAAGATTAAGGCCTGTCCTCCCAGGCAGATAACACACAGGATACACTGAAGGACGCCACGGCTTTTCCTTCTCTCAGTCACACAACTGCATTTCACTGAAAGGCAAACAATAGAACCAGCAGAATACCAAGAAAAATAAGGGAAAAGAGTTATAAAGCTGGCACTTCAGAGACTAACTCTGCTCAAAGAAATGCTCGCTGCCTTTCCAGTGTGAGTTAGCTCAAGGAAAACAGTCTGAATGTTCTAGAAAGTGAAAACTAGGCAGAAATCTGACAAATAATCCACTGGATCAACGACCAGCAGCGCTGGATGTGAACCTGCACCGAACACGCTGCAGCAGCCAGCTGCTCGCTGGCCACGCTCGGGGCGCTAGGAGGACATCGTCCAGGGAAATGTGGTTGAAGTCAACGGGAAGCTTTCAGTTAAATCTCAGCATTTTCAGTGCTGTTCTTTTGTCGGCGGGATGTAAACGTTTTCTCAGCCACGGCCGAGCCGGAGCTGGCCGTCGTGACGTGACTGGCGCCAGCTGAGCACCGCTGCATCATGGGACAGACCCATGGCAGCAGAGTGTCGGCAACGATTTTCCGTGGCGGTCGTCAATAGTGCGTCTGTCCACGGGTCAGAGAGTGAGTCACGGGTCGGCGCCGTGGCCTCCTGTTTGCTCACTTTCACTGTCAACAGCGAAGAGTTTGAAACCTCGGTCAGAGGAGAAACCGCAGGGAGCTGTGGGAAGGTCTGAGACGGCGCTGGAGTCAGTCCAGCGACACACACTCGCAAGATTATCCAGGCTCCACAGACAAAATGATCACATGATCTGATCCTCACATCTGAAACAGTTTTGATTCAGCCgctcatgtttttaataaagcttCTAGATTTAAAGATggtttttttttgataaatttaATCACCGCATGAAGCTTCCTTCAGCTTTCTCgtgctttcagtttgaaatacTGGAGAAGGAAGCTCTCAGATTTGCACCCGTTGGTCTTTGAAGCTTATTATATCATTTACTTCCACCTCCGTGCCAGATCCAGTCATTAAACCGTTCACTAACTTCCTTCCAGTGGCTTCTTTTAACCAGGACTCCCCCTGACCCTCACACTGTCCCCTGATGTCCGCTCCGGGGGTCCGGCCCCACACTTTGACCTCCAGTGTGTCGCAGTACATCTGGACATTTTGAAAGCTTTGGTCTGACACGGTCCTGCTCCATACAGCTGCGTGTTTCAGCTCAGCTGCGGCCGATTTCTAGAAAAGCTTCAAGCATCAGTGAAAGTCTAGAGGTTAAAAATGATCTACGTTCCCAAGAGACGTCCAGATGGATGAAATCCCATCGGCAGCTGGTTCAGTAAATACGAAAACACatgaaaccttcaaaataatctacCCCAAAATACTTTTATTTACAACTTCATCCATAGAGGACAGACcttcatatttgatgaattagTAAAACGCAGGTTAAATGAACAGAACGGTGTCAGTGCTTCTGTTCAGCTCTGTTCCGTTTGagtttcagagctgctgtcagtctTAATTCCACACTCTCAACAGGAGAACGAGGCTCGGAGCAGTGGAGCTCAGGTCAGGTGGATCTCTTACCTTCTGCTGTCtggagatgaagaagatgaagaagctgaaAAGTCTCCAAGTGTTCGtttgttcctgctgctggagtctgaATCGCCGCCAGAGCTTCAGCCCTCTTATagaggagagctgcagcgtgaaaccccgccccacacacacacacacacacacacacacacacacacacacacacacacacagcaccatCAGTCTATGATGTCATCTTACACTGTCTGGCCAGACTTCCTTTCTGTGAACACACATTCTTTTCACTCCCcccaacacacatacacacacacacacacacacacacacaaacacatacacacacacactgaaaacatgacaCAGCATATGGAAAGTTACTTGAGTGTTTAGCGACTCACACATCACTGTGCTTCCTGTTCATGTCAGAGCAGGTcttcagaggacacacacacacacacacacacacacacacacacatatcagtCATGTTTATTCAGCCGCCCCCCCCGGGTCCCTGGAGATCTCGGGGGGGATAATCGCTGCACACGCTCAGTGTTTCCCTGCAGAACTCAAGCCAGGCGGAAGTGAGTGGGCTGGTTGGTGTTTTTTCCCTCAGAGACAGGAGCGTGTTGGGACGTTGCCACGGTAACACAAGAAGTTATCAGTGAGTAAGTTCACCGGTCTGACAGCGTCTCTGTAAACAGCTCCTCCGAGACAAAACGAGACACCGTCCTCCGAGACTGAAGACGGCTGATGACGGATTCAGCTGGTCTTCGATTCACACGGTGAATCTGAGCCTAAAGCTCCGGAGACCGAGTTCGTCCTGCCAGGTCTATCCATGACACTCTGTGGACTTCTCTGGGACTGATTTTAGGGATTTCTGTGGAGGCTGAAGTTGTGGCTCGTGGCACTGAAGCAGTAAACAGAAGACAGTCCTCTTATCAGAACCATTGTCTCGGACTCAGACACTCCAGTGACTCATGTTCAGACCCAGCTACTGAAAACACTCTCCAGAGCCTCAGCACGTCCACATCCTTCTCTTTTCATGGTAAATATCTGACCTGTCATCAGTCCACAATGTGAGCTCCCAAAGGTGGAATTTCGTCTATTTTTGATGCGTGGATTCCCAGTCCAGGGCGGTGACACATAAAAACACCAAATTTGGTGGCAGCTCTCAGCATTCCTGGCCCCCCGACTCACTGAGCGTCTGGCAGACAGCACACACAACGGGAATGAACACATTTTTCCAGATCCATGGGGAACGAGCGGTTTGGCCGACCCACAAAGCCCCTAATTGAAACCACGACAACTCTGAAAAAACCCAACGGCAGAGGCCAGGCGCTTCCTGGAGGTCGCATGACGGCGCTGCTCCGTTCTACCCAGAAGGTGTTGAGACAACGTAAACACTCTGCCACAAAACCAAGAAGAAAGGCGCTGGGTGTAGCTCACAAACAGACATGTTTCCTCTCTTCCCTGGGGAGGGAGTCTCCACATTCACCGACATAATCCTCTTCAGGCCACGCCCACCGGAGCAGCAGTGGGgtgtctcctgtcctctgtgcTCTGCAGCGGCAGGCTGCTTCATTAGGGACGCCTGCTGCACTCCTGCTCGACGCTGCTCTGTCAGCAGAAGACATGAAGAGGGTCAAGCTGAGCAGGACCAGCACGAAGGGAGGGGATTTGAGGGACTCTCAGCCTTTCTGACAACCTGATGGTTTGCTGGATTGTTTTTTAGTGACTTTGGCTTCAGTCTCCTTCATCTGGCTCATGACAGTATTTTCACGCCCACCACGTCCCTCAGAGCCATGGACTCAGCTGTCAAACGTGTCGGTATCAGACGAAGACACTGTTCAACACtcctttcaaataaaaaaaagctaataGCAAAGACACACAACCACCTTGTCCCCCTTTAAAACATGACCCTGTCCATGATACAGCTGGACGTCCTGCATGTGGTCCTTGTGGGCCACAGTCCTGCATGTCTCAGGTCCCTGAGGGCTCCGAAGGAGCATGTGAGCTGTGGAGGCGTGCAGGACCAGGACGGCCTGTCTGTTTACACTGTGTGTGGATCTGAACATTCTTATTCTCTGCtctacttatttatttttctattttagaAGCCTCTCAGAGGGCAGCGCTCAAGGTTCAGATGGAGGGAAAAATACAATGTTCCACTGAgcagaggaggcttcctgcagaaccagacccagaaccagacccagaggaggcttcctgcagaaccagacccagaaccagacccagaggagacttcctgcagaaccagacccagaaccagacccagaggaggcttcctgcagaaccagacccagaaccagacccagaggagacttcctgcagaaccagacccagaaccagatccagaggagacttcctgcagaaccagacccagaaccagacccagaggaggcttcctgcagaaccagacccagaggagacttcctgcagaaccagacccagaaccagacccagaggagacttcctgcagaaccagacccagaaccagacccagaggagacttcctgcagaaccagacccagaggaggcttcctgcagaaccagacccagaggagacttcctgtagaaccagacccagaaccagacccagaggaggcttcctgcagaaccagacccagaaccagacccagaggaggcttcctgcagaaccagacccagaaccagacccagaggaggcttcctgcagaaccagacccagaaccagacccagaggagacttcctgcagaaccagacccagaaccagacccagaggaggcttcctgcagaaccagacccagaggagacttcctgcagaaccagacccagaaccagacccagaggagacttcctgcagaaccagacccagaaccagacccagaggaggcttcctgcagaaccagacccagaaccagacccagaggagacttcctgcagaaccagacccagaaccagacccagaggaggcttcctgcagaaccagacccagaaccagacccagaggagacttcctgcagaaccagacccagaaccagacccagaggaggcttcctgcagaaccagacccagaggagacttcctgcagaaccagacccagaaccagacccagaggagacttcctgcagaaccagacccagaaccagacccagaggagacttcctgcagaaccagacccagaggaggcttcctgcagaaccagacccagaggagacttcctgtagaaccagactcagaggagacttcctgcagaaccagacccagaggaggcttcctgcagaaccagacccagaggagacttcctgtagaaccagactcagaggagacttcctgcagaaccagacccagaggagacttcctgtagaaccagacccagaggagacttcctgtagaaccagacccagaaccagacccagaggagacttcctgcagaaccagacccagaaccagacccagaggagacttcctgcagaaccagacccagaggagacttcctgcagaaccagacccagaaccagacccagaggagacttcctgcagaaccagacccagaaccagacccagaggagacttcctgcagaaccagacccagaggagacttcctgcagaaccagacccagaaccagacccagaggagacttcctgtagaaccagacccagaaccagacccagaggagacttcctgtagaaccagacccagaaccagacccagaggaggcttcctgcagaaccagacccagaaccagacccagaggagacttcctgtagaaccagacccagaaccagacccagaggaggcttcctgcagaaccagacccagaggagacttcctgctgttttggttGGAGTTTgaggatttaaagaaaaaatgactTTACAGAATGGATACCACAACTTGCACATTTTCCAGCTGGAGTGCACGAGGTCCAGAGTGAGACTTTCAGAGGATTTCTGGGTCGCTTTTGTTCTGGACTGAGTTATGAAG
The nucleotide sequence above comes from Salarias fasciatus chromosome 3, fSalaFa1.1, whole genome shotgun sequence. Encoded proteins:
- the serpine1 gene encoding plasminogen activator inhibitor 1; the encoded protein is MLCVCVFLLLTLSRLSHGSLQDKQTDFGLKVFSQLARGSADRNVVLSPYGVASVLAMAQLGADGKTRKALTAAMGFSLQERGMPRQQRLLQRDLSSEQGVEMASGVMVERKMSLEKSFRRTLAKAFQAHPHQVDFTRPDQAVHVINAWVSDHTAGAVPEFLAAGSLSDETRLVLLNALHFQGVWKVPFDPKLTQERMFHCANGSTVPVHMMRLTNRFNYGEFVTADGVDYDVLEVPYEGDSLSMFLVSPFEPEVPLSALSEHLSSRLIGQWRAELRSVKRQLALPRFTLNTEVDLKTTLINMGLGDIFNLTADFTRITTDERLCVSKILQGVKLEVNEQGTRGAAATAAVMFSRMAVEEITLDRPFLFLIQHKHTGAVLFSGQFNQPRQQ